The following coding sequences lie in one Silene latifolia isolate original U9 population chromosome 5, ASM4854445v1, whole genome shotgun sequence genomic window:
- the LOC141657279 gene encoding putative methyltransferase At1g29790, with the protein MLEMARLCNPKWRLAKLMGWLQLFLGGLVIIVSLCSLVRLYSAGFFFHSEDVCRHFYGAKDVFAGFDVKALSDRIEEVLEKMERLQNKIELDVQKMEKDKDQLGTSNISRLEFKRYLEDEIIQPLYDAHIGLRQTRLPKSEGIGNTTFMEEPLINSFVIEEIRKYITPKENKNGKVNIFRTEKIYNTIGHSCVLMKKELEDYMDYDVGSYCKDDWNLAQKLMLRGCDPLPRRRCLTRASKLYLKPYPINVSLWKVPEVRNVRWNLYKCRDFDCLSSKNPNRGYTKCTGCFEMDKEMLKWVNKSSPLPPPDFLISDVLDVKLGEIRIGLDYSVGTGTFAARMREHNVTIISTALNLGAPFNEVIALRGLLPLYITPNQRLPFFENTMDLIHTTGLLDGWIDLLLLDFILFDWDRVLRPGGLLWVDKFFCKRKDLDDYMYMFLQFRYKKHKWVVAPKSKDEVYLSALLEKPPRSL; encoded by the coding sequence ATGTTGGAAATGGCAAGATTGTGCAACCCCAAATGGAGATTAGCCAAGCTTATGGGTTGGTTGCAGTTGTTTCTTGGAGGACTTGTGATTATTGTGAGTTTGTGTAGTCTAGTTAGGCTCTATTCTGCTGGATTTTTCTTTCATAGCGAGGACGTTTGTCGACATTTTTATGGTGCCAAGGATGTGTTTGCTGGATTTGATGTCAAGGCATTATCAGACCGTATTGAGGAAGTGCTTGAAAAGATGGAAAGATTACAGAACAAGATTGAACTTGATGTTCAAAAGATGGAGAAAGATAAGGATCAATTGGGAACGAGTAATATCTCTAGGTTGGAGTTTAAGAGGTATTTGGAGGATGAGATTATTCAGCCGCTATATGATGCCCATATCGGTCTTAGGCAAACTCGTTTACCAAAGTCTGAAGGAATTGGAAACACGACATTCATGGAGGAGCCGTTGATTAATAGCTTTGTGATTGAGGAGATCAGAAAGTATATTACCCCGAAAGAGAACAAAAATGGAAAGGTGAACATATTTAGAACCGAGAAGATTTACAATACTATAGGGCATTCATGTGTCTTAATGAAGAAAGAACTTGAAGATTACATGGATTACGACGTGGGCTCGTATTGTAAAGATGATTGGAATCTAGCTCAAAAGCTTATGCTCCGGGGGTGCGATCCCTTGCCACGTAGGCGTTGCTTGACAAGAGCATCAAAGCTCTACCTCAAGCCGTACCCTATAAATGTGTCCCTTTGGAAAGTTCCAGAAGTAAGAAATGTTCGATGGAATCTCTATAAATGTCGGGATTTTGATTGCTTGTCAAGCAAGAATCCTAATCGAGGATACACCAAGTGCACTGGATGCTTTGAGATGGACAAGGAAATGCTAAAATGGGTTAATAAGAGTTCTCCTCTTCCTCCCCCTGATTTTCTAATCAGTGACGTCTTAGATGTCAAGCTAGGGGAAATAAGGATAGGCTTAGACTATAGCGTTGGTACTGGAACATTTGCTGCCAGAATGAGGGAACACAATGTCACCATTATATCGACCGCCCTGAACTTGGGAGCACCTTTCAACGAGGTTATCGCTCTTCGAGGTCTACTTCCTTTGTATATAACCCCAAATCAGCGACTCCCATTCTTCGAAAACACGATGGACTTGATCCACACAACAGGGCTATTGGACGGGTGGATCGATCTGCTATTGTTGGATTTCATTTTATTTGATTGGGACCGGGTTCTCAGGCCCGGAGGTTTGCTATGGGTAGATAAATTCTTTTGCAAGAGAAAAGACTTGGATGATTATATGTACATGTTTCTGCAGTTCAGGTATAAGAAACACAAATGGGTTGTAGCTCCCAAGTCGAAAGACGAGGTTTACCTATCGGCTTTGTTAGAGAAGCCACCTAGGTCCTTGTGA
- the LOC141656066 gene encoding uncharacterized protein LOC141656066, translating to MMQYVATLRELLEQVTEETTSDGLPRVSKAKVNDYSEKIESIASQLASPVKIFVETTTEEIPTHIEEEKVVSPPGLRKRPVPSSFVEDRSPDNNIGDQSSKHVKLDAAAHSHIDKHRKLQEDLTDEMVQMARQLK from the exons ATGATGCAGTATGTAGCCACGCTTAGAGAATTGTTAGAACAGGTCACTGAAGAGACTACTTCAGATGGCTTACCCAG GGTCTCAAAAGCTAAGGTGAATGATTATTCTGAGAAGATAGAATCTATCGCTTCACAATTAGCTTCACCGGTG AAAATCTTTGTAGAGACAACAACTGAGGAAATCCCTACACATATCGAAGAGGAAAAAGTAGTATCCCCACCTGGACTAAGGAAGAGGCCTGT ACCATCCTCATTTGTAGAAGATAGATCTCCTGATAATAATATTGGTGACCAATCCTCAAAGCATGTCAAATTGGATGCGGCTGCACATTCGCATATTGATAAGCACAG AAAGCTTCAAGAAGACTTGACTGATGAAATGGTTCAAATGGCTCGGCAACTAAAATAA